The DNA region CAGCCGCCATCGGTGCCGAACGATGACATGTCCCTCAGAGTTTTGGATGGTTGACAAGCCAAATTTCGGTCGTTCACTTTTTCATTCATTCCCTTGCTCGTTCCTACTCTATCTATCTACACCTTACGAGTGTATTCGGTCTCATGTACaatgtatgtatgtgtgtccCCGCAGCCTGCTTGCCTATGCGATCGGCCACCTGCGTTGAGTTTGACTTTTTTGTGGCTTTTTCTCCTCAGTCGGGGTGGGGGAAGGCGTCCACGAAGATTGGCCCGCTGGTCGATGTGGGTTCATAGGGGGGAAAACTGGCGCTAACCCCTGTCAGACCTGAACCGTGTGTCGAGAACTCACGCGGGAGGCAGGAGGGGCAGGCACGGCACGGCAGGGGTCAATCAAGACCGAAAAGAAACGGCAGGAACCGGGGAGGGCACGTACCTCTCCGCAGCTGTCGCGCCTGGACTTGGTTGCAAGTTGCTTgcttgtcgagctcgacTAAGAGCAGGTACCTACGGATACTGCTAGTAATTCAACTCACAATCTATATTCATTTCTTGTGCATGCAACCCGGCCTGGTCCACCAGCAAACCAAATGAATGTGCTACTAGTAAGAATCAAGTTTTCGCACCTACAAGAAGGTCTATGTACGGATGGATACCGAAGAGATAACCACAGCAGCCTGGCCAGCCCATCCATGTTCTCGGTCGGTCCACTGCATCGTCAAGGTCCTCGTTTCCAGGTGGACGGAGAGATACAAGCACTGAACATGCCGGCAGTACAGCATACAACAACACACAACAGCacagagcagagcagagcatGGCGTACTGGTGGTGACTGCCAGCACCGACACAAGGGGAACACGGCATAAGCCACCAGGCTCCCAGAAGCCAAGAtttctgctgctgccacctacggctggctggctgcctACCTACTCAAGCGCTTAGGTAGAGTACCTAACTAAGGTAAGGTGTCTAaagtaaggtaggtaggtaggtagaggGATGGGACCTGGCTGAGCTTTTTCATCTCCGTTCGGCTCGCTGCAATGTTGCACCGCAACCTGGtctccaacaccaccaacacgAACGAAGAAACAAGTGCGCCGTTCGCTTGCCAGCATCAACAATTATCCAATCCTGTCAGCAACTCGACTCTCGGCATTTCGTCTCCTACACCCAGACCTAACGATCCTTGGAGCCCCGACCCTCCCCGGGCCACATCGATGGGTGCTCTGGCGTTTGAGACCTCCTGATTCGCCGTATCCATATTCGAACCTGTGCTAGTCACGGTGTCCCGACCTTTGCAGAGAGTAAAATTTCTGGTCCTAGACCAAGGCGCTGATGGCCCAGTTGCCGCATTGTCTTTGCAATCACAgtcaacgccgtcgtccaaCCCGTCGTCCAACCCGTCGTCCAACCCGTCATCGCCCAACATTCAACACCCGACAGGAACCGCCGAACCGGCCACCAAAGGATTGATCGTCCACCCCCTTCGTTGTCTCTCCGCATACGCGTCCTACCCATGACCCATCAGATACCACGGGACGGGCAATCCTCCACATCAACCTTGTTTACCCCATGCGCCAACCTTTTGCATTCGGTCCGTCCAATCCCTCTGCCAGGGTCCCCCCTTCGATAGCCTCGACCGGCCAGCCCAATGTCAGTCGACGCCGCATCCTGGTACGACGGGGGTTCGTCCTCGTTAGTCGGTACCGCCATGCCACTCGGAGTCTATTGCACGACATGTCGACGGTCGCCCCCGATCTGCGTCCAGAGGTACACGCAGCGGTACCGTTTCGAGCACTCACCTCCCTTTCGCCCTCTACATAAAGTTTCGGCCGCGCCCACCTGCAAACTCGTCCAAAAGGTCAAGAAAGGCCCCCCTCTTCGTTGACGCATCCGACCTCACAATCTCATCTCGTCCTACCGAGACACGACGGATCAATAGAAGCGAATCGCCACTGAATACAACACCAGAAACACTCGCCTTCGTGCGAAAACCGCCACCATGTATCAGGCGCAAAACGTTTACTTCATCTGCGGCTTCGCCGCCATTGGTATGTGACCACTGACCGGCCCTTTCGTGACTCCTGTCCGAGCCTACACAAACAGTACTGACTGCGATGTAGGCGGTGGTCTCTTCGGCTTCGATATCAGTTCAATGAGTGGTGTCCTTGGAACTGAGGCCTACAAGCGATACTTCAACAACCCTGTATCGTATGCTCAGGGCGGTATCACAGCTTCCATGCCGGCCGGCTCCCTCGCCGGATCTCTCGTCTCGTCCTTCATTGCCGACAAGTACTCCCGCAAGGTCGCCCTCCAGTTCTCCTGCATCCTCTGGatcatcggcgccatcctgcaatgcgccgccgtcaacgtcgGCATGCTTTGCGTCGGTcgtgtcgtcgccggcatgTGTGTCGGTATTGCTTCTTCCATCGTCCCCGTCTACCAGTCAGAGATTGCCCCCAAGGAGATCCGTGGTCGCGTTGTATCGCTCCAGCAGTGGGCCATTACCTGGGGTATCCTGATCCAATACTTTATCCAGTACGGTGCCGCCCAAGGCGTTGGAGGCGGCCCTACCGACCCCAACCAGCCGACTGCTGCTTTCCGCATTCCCTGGGGTGTGCAAATGGTCCCCGCTgtcatcctctttttcggtcttttcttcttcccctaTAGCCCGCGTTGGCTCGCCAGCAAGGACCGCTGGGACGAGGCCATGCAGGTTCTTGCTCACCTCcacggcaacggcgacgtCAACCACCCCAAGGTCCTAGCCCAGTATCAGGAGATTGAGGAGGCCCTTCGCTTCGAGCGCGAGGAGAACATCAGCTCTTTCAAGGGTCTTGTTGCCCCCCGCATGTACAAGCGCGTTCTGCTTGGCATGAGCATCCAGATGTGGTCCCAATTGTGCGGCATGAACATCATGATGTGTAAGTATCTCGACTGCGCGTCCCAGCCTTCTGCGACGGAAGTTGACTAACACGCTCTCCAGACTACATCGTCTACATCATGCAAGGAGCCGGTATCGGCAACCCGCTCTTGACTGCTTCTATTCAGTACATCATCAACGTCTTGATGACCCTGCCTGCCATCATCTTTATTGACAAGctcggccgtcgcccttTGCTTGTCGGCGGATCCTTCATGATGATGACTTGGCTGTTCATTTCCGGCGCACTTCAGCAGTACTACGGCCAGCCCAACACTGCCGAGACGCAGACCTCCGAGAATGAGACCGTCTCCTGGATCGTCAAGGACAACTACTCGGTTTCCGCCGCCATTGTCTCTTGCTCCTACTTGTTCGTCGCAACTTTTGCCACCACATGGGGTCCTGTTTCCTGGACGTACCCTGCCGAGATCTTCCCCAGCAAGATCCGTGCCAAGGCCGTCTCCCTGGCTACCAGCACCAACTGGTTCTGGAACATGGTTTTGGCCTTTGCCGTTCCTCCTCTGTGTGAGTCAACctatcgtcgtcgtcgtcgtcgtcgtcgtcgccttaTCGTTACGCAGATGCTAACCAGTGATGTGCAGTGTGGAACATCAACTTCAAGATGTACTACATCTTCGCCACCTTCAATgccctcgccttcctccACACCGCCTTCTTTGCTCCCGAGACCAAGGTAAACCGACTTTTTGACTCCTGTTTTTAAAACACCGCTAATTTGCTGTTACAGGGCTTCACTCTCGAGGAGATGGACGACGTCTTCAACTCCGGCCTTCCCGCCTGGAAGAGCCACCAGGTCAAGTCgcgtctcgacgacctcgagaacGAGATTGCCGCCGGAAACGTCAAGGTTGGCCGtcccaacaacaacaccgagACTCAGCCGGTTGCTGCCGAGCCCGAGAAGTCCGCGCTCTAAGCCAGGCATCTTCATCGACCTATTTACTGTAATATCAGCGTGGGGTGTATGTAGCAGGAAGTGTTTGTAATGAATGGAACCGGCCGTTTGGGAGGAGGGTGCCAAATAATTTCATTAGCGGATGGATGAATATGCGGAAGATACCAGAAACCGTTCATGTGCTCAAAAACGTTGACTTTGAGTCTCACTCGCTTTGGAAGTTGGACAATATCATTTTTTTAATCACAACAGCTGCCGCAACATCAGCCTCGGTTATGCCGTTTGCGCAAGaatataaaaaaaaaaacaatTCTCGAATCCAATTTCCGGGCCTGAATATCAGCGGCGTGCCTTCTTTTGTCGTCTCATAGTTTTGGGGTGCTGCAATCGGCGCTGAGACTTCCCAAGTCCCTAGTACACATCCTCTTGAAGCTTGGACATCGATTCCGCTGCGCGGTTCAAGCATGATAAGACTTAGCCGAAGGGAAATCATGGGGCGACGTGGACAACAAAAAAACATATCGCTTTACCATCCCTCTCCCTTTTTCAGCTGATCTATCCACCGTAGCATTCCGAGCCCTCCACGGCCCTGATTCACATCACTCGCACTCTAAAAAACGATACCACCGCCGTCAACGACCAAGTCGCTGCCGTTGAAGTAGCTCCCTGCCCTCGAGCAgagcaggacgacgacgccgccgagctcgtcgggtATGCCCATCCTGCCGGCCGGGTTCCGCGCGGCCCAGACCTCGCGGGCCTCGCGCAgcccctcgccctcgttgAGCACGGTGTCCATGTACCCCGGGCTGATGCTGTTGACTGTGATGCCGTAGCGGGCCcactcggcggcgaggctgCTCTTGAGCTGCAGCAGGGCGCCCTTGCTCGCGTTGTAGGCGGCCTGGGGCTGCGGGAAGTTGACGCGGtgggccgagatggaggccgTGAGGACGAtgcggccgccgcgggcctGGCGGACCATGAGGCgcgcggcggcctgggcgcaGATGAAGGCGCCCGTGGTGTTgacgtcgaggatgcggCGGAACTGGGCGGCGGGCATGTCGAGGGCGTGGACgcagccgacgacgccggcgaggcagACGAGGtagtcgacgccgccgaggtccgAGGCGACGCGGTCGAagacggaggcgacggcggcctcgtcggtgacgtcgacggcgtgggcgtcgacgcgggTGGCGGGGAACTCGGCGCgcagggcggcgacctgggcggcggcggcgggggaggagacgtcgaggtcgaggagggcgaggccggcgaggccgtgCTGGAGCATggcgcgggcgacggcgttggcgatggcgccagtgccgccggtgatgacggcggtgccgggGAGGGCGAAGCGCGTGGTGGGGTCGTCCGCCGCGGAGGCGGTGCGGGACGCGGAGGAGCctgggagggaggggaggccgGTGGCGAGGGTCATGGAGGGGAGTTGGCGGCTTGCAAGGTCGGCGCGGGCGGTTGGTTCGGCcattgtgtgtgtgtgagtgtgtgtgtgtgtgtgtgtgtgtgcgtcCGATAAGaggagatgagatgagatgaggtGAGATGGGGATGGACGAAAGTTTGTAGTCcgaaagggaggggagtgAGATTTTCTGGTGAGAATGGGTGtaagggagagagagggagagagagagatagaggTGAAATTGAGT from Colletotrichum higginsianum IMI 349063 chromosome 4, whole genome shotgun sequence includes:
- a CDS encoding High-affinity glucose transporter; the encoded protein is MYQAQNVYFICGFAAIGGGLFGFDISSMSGVLGTEAYKRYFNNPVSYAQGGITASMPAGSLAGSLVSSFIADKYSRKVALQFSCILWIIGAILQCAAVNVGMLCVGRVVAGMCVGIASSIVPVYQSEIAPKEIRGRVVSLQQWAITWGILIQYFIQYGAAQGVGGGPTDPNQPTAAFRIPWGVQMVPAVILFFGLFFFPYSPRWLASKDRWDEAMQVLAHLHGNGDVNHPKVLAQYQEIEEALRFEREENISSFKGLVAPRMYKRVLLGMSIQMWSQLCGMNIMMYYIVYIMQGAGIGNPLLTASIQYIINVLMTLPAIIFIDKLGRRPLLVGGSFMMMTWLFISGALQQYYGQPNTAETQTSENETVSWIVKDNYSVSAAIVSCSYLFVATFATTWGPVSWTYPAEIFPSKIRAKAVSLATSTNWFWNMVLAFAVPPLLWNINFKMYYIFATFNALAFLHTAFFAPETKGFTLEEMDDVFNSGLPAWKSHQVKSRLDDLENEIAAGNVKVGRPNNNTETQPVAAEPEKSAL
- a CDS encoding Short chain dehydrogenase, encoding MAEPTARADLASRQLPSMTLATGLPSLPGSSASRTASAADDPTTRFALPGTAVITGGTGAIANAVARAMLQHGLAGLALLDLDVSSPAAAAQVAALRAEFPATRVDAHAVDVTDEAAVASVFDRVASDLGGVDYLVCLAGVVGCVHALDMPAAQFRRILDVNTTGAFICAQAAARLMVRQARGGRIVLTASISAHRVNFPQPQAAYNASKGALLQLKSSLAAEWARYGITVNSISPGYMDTVLNEGEGLREAREVWAARNPAGRMGIPDELGGVVVLLCSRAGSYFNGSDLVVDGGGIVF